The Burkholderiales bacterium genomic sequence GAGGATGGTGTTCACCCGCGCCAGCGCATCGAACAGTTCCGCCATGTAATCGTGGGGCTCGATCTGGATGGTATAGGGATTGAAGGCGAGCCCCAGCCCTTCCACGAAACGGCGGGCGAAACTTTCCCAGTCGAAATCCGGATAAGCGGCGAGATGCGCGTTGTAATTGCCCACGGCGCCATTCATCTTGCCCAGCAGGGCAACTGAAGCCACGCCTTCCCGGGCGCGGCGCAGACGATGAACCACATTGGCGAACTCCTTGCCCACCGTGGTGGGCGAGGCGGGCTGACCGTGGGTGTGGGCGAGCATGGGCAGCGCCGCCCACGCGTGGGCAAGTTCGGTGAGCCGCTCAAGCAGCCGGTCGAGGGCCGGCAGCAGAACCTCGTCACGCCCCGCCTTCAACATCAGCGCGTGGGAGAGGTTGTTGATGTCTTCCGAGGTGCAGGCGAAATGAATGAACTCGGCCGCCCGCATCACCTCCGGATTGTCGGCGAGGCGCTGCTTCAGAAAATATTCGATGGCCTTGACGTCGTGATTGGTGACCGCCTCGATATCCTTGATGGCCTGAGCGTCCGCTTCGCTGAAGCCCTCCACCAGGGCATCCAATCGGGCGAGGGTGGCCGCGGAGAAGGCGGGCACCTCGGCAATCGCCGGTTCTGCGGCAAGCGCCTTGAGCCACTCGATTTCCACCCGCACCCGGTGCCGCATCAGACCGAATTCGGAGAACAGGGGTCGCAGCGGCGCCATGGCGGCGGCGTAGCGGCCATCGAGGGGCGAAAGCGCAGTGAGAGGGGAAAGGGTCATGTCAGTCCGTCGGTCGTGGGTTCGCTGCTCTGGTCGGTGGGGCCGCAACCCGCTTCAGGGCACCATCCCCGCGGGGCCGGCGTGTGGCCGGTGCGCGGCCACGGGCGCTTTGCCGGCAGGGCTGAAATCGTTATTTTAACCCATCGGCAGGCGCGAGCCCGCGGTCGCGGGCGGTGATTTTCACCAGCACGTAGCCCAGCGCCAGGTAATCCTGCACCTGCACGGGTCCTGCGGCGGAAACGTTCACGTATTCGGGAAAGGCCTCCGCCGCCACGCCGCGCCAGCCGGCGTGGGTCTCGCAGACATGGAGGGCGATGCCTTCCTCCTGCACCAGCTTTTGCACCCCCGCGTGAAGTTCCGGCTGCGCCGTCCGCTGCTCGCCGGTGAGGGCGAACATCTCCCGGCCATGGCTCACCACCGCGATAGGGAGCCCCGGAAAGCGCCCCCGGAGCCGGCGCGCCTGCTCCGCCACCCAGGGCACCGCCCAGGCCAAGGCGTGGGAATCCGCCGTGACGATTTCGAACACCACCCCCGCTGGGGCCCGCTCCGCGGCGAGGAGCCGCGCCACAACGGGATGGTCCGCCGCCCAAAGCGCGAGGGGCAGGAAGAGGGCCAAAAGGAGGAAGGGGATTCTTCCCATAAGCCATAAGCGCGGAGTGCTGGGTAGTGTGCCGAATTGTGTGCAAAACCGCCAGCAGTAGGAAGCGGGCGGGTGGGCATGGTAAAGGTTGATTAACGAAATCGATCTTGAACCCTGAAAGGATGGCGACCATGACGGCGAGGAAGAAGCATAAGACCAGACTGTTGGCGTTGGAAGCGGTGGCGCCGCGACCTGATGATGCGCTGCGATGTGCATTTCCTGTGCAATGCGCTGGACTCCCTGCTGCGCAAGGCGGACGATGATTGCCTGCAGGCGTTGCGCTGGATTGACGACCGGCGCGACATCTAGGAGGCCCAGCGCGAGCTGGCGGCGTGGGTCAGTCAATGGCAGGGCAAGTATCCGAAGCGGGTCGATTGGGTCGAGATGAACATCGGCAAGGCGACCTTCTACCGGCCCCGTGGGCCCACCACAAGCACATGAAGAGCACGAACATGCTCGAGCGGCTCAACAAGGAGATCAAGCGCCCACCCGGGTCATGCGCATCTTCCCCAATGCGGATGCCTGACTGCGGCTGATCCGTGCCCCGTGCGTCGAAACCCACGAGGCCTGGCTGGAGGATAGCCGCTACTTGAACATGATGCTGCTGTCAGAACAGAAGAAGGAGGCGTTGCGACTGGCCGCCTACAGCGCACCCCGTATCAACCTTTACCCATGACGCATATTTGCACGACTTGACAGACGCAAATGCCGAAAGCATAATTCGCCGGCTAGTATTACGGAACATTAATATTCCAATGGCCTGGCGGGTTCCTCGGCCCCCGGGCGTATAACGAGACCAAGCAGCCACCGTGACAGACCCCGCACCCCGTTCCAGGCCAGCGCCGCGATGGCGGCCAAGCCGCGCCGGCCTTTGGCTGGCGCTGGCCTGTCTGCTGTGGGGCGGGGGCGCGCCGGCCGCCCAGCAAGACGAGGCGCAGCGCCTGCTGGAGGAGCAGCGCATGCGTCAGCGCGAGGAACAACTGCAGCAGCCGCGCCCGAGCATCAAGCGCGAGGCTGCACCCGAGTTCGATCTGCGCGCCGAGCCGGCCGTCCTTCCCGAGACAGAACCCGCCTTCGCTATCCAGCGCATCGTGCTCAAGGGCGATCCCCTGCTCGATGCCGACGAGCAGGAAGCCATCCTGCGTCCCTTCACCGGCCTGCGCCTGGGCGAGAACCGCATCAATCTGCTGTTGCGGCGCCTGACCGCGGCGTTGATCGACAAGGGTTACGTCACCAGCCGCGCCTATCTCGGACCGCAGAACCTCGCGGGCGGGGTGCTCGAGGTCACGCTTGTGGCGGGGCGCATCGAAGCGGTGCAACTCGACGGCAAGCCGGTGACGGGCGGTGCCTGGGCGCCGCTGCCCTTCCGTCCCCAGCAGTGGCTGCGCCTGCCCGACCTGGAGCAGGGCATCGATCAGATCAATCGCCTGCCATCGAGCCAGGCGGAGATGCAGATTCTCCCGGGCGATGCCCCCGGCGGCAGCGTGGTGGCCATCCGCACCGCCGGGCGCACACCCTGGCGGCTCGCCCTCGGTGCCGACAACTATGGCCAGGACAGCACCGGCACCACGCGCGGCCGGGTGAGCCTGGAGGCGGACAACCCCTTTGGCCTGTTCGATGCCTGGACGCTCACCCACGTGCAAAGCCGCGACAGCAAGGCCTCGCTGCTGTCGGTGTCGGTCCCCTGGGGTTACTCCACCCTGTCCTACAGCTACACGCTCTCCGACTACCGCACGCCCATCCCGGGCGTGACCGTCATCGTGGGGGATTCCTCCAACCACACCCTTGGCCTCAACCGGGTGGTGCACCGCGACGCCGTGTCCAAGACCGCCCTCGACGTCGGCCTCACGTTGCGGCGCGCCCAACGGGACGTGGGCGGCCTCGCCCTCACGCCCCAGGACATGAGCGTGCTGCGTGTGGCGGCAAGCCGGCTGCGGCGCTGGGCGGGGGCCGATCTCAGCCTCGAGGCTGGCTACGTGCGCGGTCTCAAGCGCTTTGGTGCGGACGTGGATCTTGACGGACTGCCGGCCACCGCCCCCCATTCCCAATTCGAAAAACTCGATTTCAACCTGGCCGCCGTCCTGAATCTCTCGCCCACGCTCTCCTATCGGGGAACCCTGAGCGGCCAGCGTGCCCAGCGCGGCCTGCAAAGCTCCGAGCAAATCTTCATCGGCGGCGCCGCCACGGTGCGCGGGTTCAAGGAAGGCGCCCTCGCCGGCGACCGCGGCGCGTACACGCGCCACGAGCTCCACTTAACGGGCGCCGCCGGGACGGTGGCGGCCGTGCCCTATGTCTTCTACGACTACGGCCGCGTGCGGCTGATCGCCGACCCACAGTGGAAGGCGCTGGGCGCCGTCGGCGTCGGCGTGCGCCTCGCCTGGAAGGGCCTGAGCCTGGAAGCCAATGGCGCGCGTCCTGTCACCGCGCCGGATTCGGTGGAGCGGAAGAGCCGCCTGCACCTGAGCCTCAATTCCCAATTCTGACGTCCATCGAGGTCATGCCATGAAACGCCCCTCATCCCTCGTCCTGCTGATCCTTCTGGCCGTGTGCGCCCCCGCGACCCAGGCCAAGAGCAGCACCAAGGAACCCGTCGTGGCCAGGGTGAACGGCACGCCCATTTCCCAGGCCCGCTTCGAGCGCGCGCTGGCCCAGGCCAAGGCGATGGGCGCGGCCGACAGCGAAGCCCTGCGTGCCGCCATCAGGAACCAGCTCATCGCCCGCGAGCTGTTCCGGCAGCAGGCGGAGAAACAGAAATTGCACAACGATCCGCAGGTGCTGGAGGCGCGCGACAACGCCATGATCCAGCTCTACCTGCAACGGGAAATCAAGCCCGCGCCCGTCAGCGAAGAGCAGGTGCGCGCCCAGTACGACGCCATCGTCGCCTCCCTGGGCAG encodes the following:
- a CDS encoding transposase is translated as MKSTNMLERLNKEIKRPPGSCASSPMRMPDCG
- a CDS encoding transposase produces the protein MMRCDVHFLCNALDSLLRKADDDCLQALRWIDDRRDI
- the purB gene encoding adenylosuccinate lyase; the protein is MTLSPLTALSPLDGRYAAAMAPLRPLFSEFGLMRHRVRVEIEWLKALAAEPAIAEVPAFSAATLARLDALVEGFSEADAQAIKDIEAVTNHDVKAIEYFLKQRLADNPEVMRAAEFIHFACTSEDINNLSHALMLKAGRDEVLLPALDRLLERLTELAHAWAALPMLAHTHGQPASPTTVGKEFANVVHRLRRAREGVASVALLGKMNGAVGNYNAHLAAYPDFDWESFARRFVEGLGLAFNPYTIQIEPHDYMAELFDALARVNTILIDLDRDVWGYIALGYFKQKVKAGEVGSSTMPHKVNPIDFENSEGNLGLANALLRHLAEKLPISRWQRDLSDSTVLRNMGVALGYTLLGLQSCLRGLAKLEANEERLAADLDANWEVLAEAIQTVMRRYGLPNPYEQLKALTRGKSGITRATLAQFIAGLGLPEEEKQRLLALTPDTYTGMAAALARRI
- a CDS encoding DsrE family protein, whose translation is MGRIPFLLLALFLPLALWAADHPVVARLLAAERAPAGVVFEIVTADSHALAWAVPWVAEQARRLRGRFPGLPIAVVSHGREMFALTGEQRTAQPELHAGVQKLVQEEGIALHVCETHAGWRGVAAEAFPEYVNVSAAGPVQVQDYLALGYVLVKITARDRGLAPADGLK
- a CDS encoding ShlB/FhaC/HecB family hemolysin secretion/activation protein — encoded protein: MTDPAPRSRPAPRWRPSRAGLWLALACLLWGGGAPAAQQDEAQRLLEEQRMRQREEQLQQPRPSIKREAAPEFDLRAEPAVLPETEPAFAIQRIVLKGDPLLDADEQEAILRPFTGLRLGENRINLLLRRLTAALIDKGYVTSRAYLGPQNLAGGVLEVTLVAGRIEAVQLDGKPVTGGAWAPLPFRPQQWLRLPDLEQGIDQINRLPSSQAEMQILPGDAPGGSVVAIRTAGRTPWRLALGADNYGQDSTGTTRGRVSLEADNPFGLFDAWTLTHVQSRDSKASLLSVSVPWGYSTLSYSYTLSDYRTPIPGVTVIVGDSSNHTLGLNRVVHRDAVSKTALDVGLTLRRAQRDVGGLALTPQDMSVLRVAASRLRRWAGADLSLEAGYVRGLKRFGADVDLDGLPATAPHSQFEKLDFNLAAVLNLSPTLSYRGTLSGQRAQRGLQSSEQIFIGGAATVRGFKEGALAGDRGAYTRHELHLTGAAGTVAAVPYVFYDYGRVRLIADPQWKALGAVGVGVRLAWKGLSLEANGARPVTAPDSVERKSRLHLSLNSQF